The genome window CGTACCTATCATATTTATGGTTGTTGATCTGACTTTTGCGGGATGGCACTATGCTCGGGCGATGCCGTCTCGACTTTTGCGGGGCGGCATTGTGCTCCGACGGTGTCGTCCCGACTTTTACGGGGAGGCACTGTGCTCGAGCGGTGCCGTCCTGACTTTTGCGGGGCAGCATTGTGCTTGGGCTGACGTGTCTGCAGTGGTCGAAGGATAGGTTACCAAACTATGCCCTGTTAGTatccatatattttaataaaatttaagagTAAAAAAGATTAAACAGGtatttcatataaatttttaatcaaatatataataacaaaatttataattaaatagaCATTTTGTATAATTTTGATAGCAAAGgtgaaagtaatttatttttaattagtttcaCATCTTTAGCGATCCAATAACTATAAATCGATccaatataatttattatatttatagaaGCGGCAAAGTCTCTAAAGAAATACatgcatgcatatatacatacatacatgttacGATGGTTTACTTAGTTGGACATACATTTCCAACCCATACTACGACATGAACCGGACGGAATCGGACTAGATCGGGAAGCTGCGGAGGACGACGGTCTCCACGGAGATGCCCGGGCCGAAGCCGAAGAGCACCCCCCACTGGCAGCCCTGTCCGGTGGTGGCGTGGCCCTCCACCGCCGATCGCTTCCGCATCTCGTCCATGATGAACAGCACCGACGCGCTCTGCATGTTCCCGTGCTCACTAAGCACGTGCCTCGTCGGCGCCAGCTTCCCCGCCGCCAGCCCCGCATTGGCCTCCACCTGGTCGATGATGGCCCGTCCGCCCGTGTGCACGATCCAGAACAGCTCGTTCCAGTCCGTGATGCCCATCGGCGCGAACGCCGCCTGCAGGCACCGCACGATGTTGCTGCCGACGATGGAGGGGACCTTCTTCGCGAGGTGGAAGGTCAGGCCGATCTCCCTCAGGTGCCCCGCCACCATCTCCTCGCTCTCCGGCACCATCACTTGCGACGCCGAGCTGATCTCGTAGATGGGCTTCTCAACCCCCTCGACCGGGTCAGCGCCGACGATGAGCGCCGCCGAGCCGTCGCCGAAAAGGGCCTGGCCGATGAGGTTCTCGAAGTGGTCGTCGTCGGGGCCACGGAAGAACATGACGTTCACCTCGGAGGAGACCACCAACGCGCGGGCGCCCTTGTTGTTCTCGACGAGGTCCTTGGCCAACCGGAGCGCCGAGGCGCCGGCGTGGCAGCCCACGTTGTAGAGCATCACGCGGCGGACGGAGGTGGGGAGGCCGAGCTTCTGGACCAGGCGGTAGTCGACGCCCGGGAGGTCCAACCCGGCGGCGGAGCAGAAGACCAGATGTGTGATGTCCGACGTGGGGCGACCCCACTCCTTGATGGCCTTCTCGGCCGACTCCGCCGCCATCTTTGGCACTGCCTCCAGCACCACCTTCTGCCGCGCGTCGAACGACGGCTGCTCCATGTACCCGCACAGATTGGGGTTCCCCTTGAGGATCTCCTCCGTCAGGGACATGTGCCGCTTCCTGATGGCCGAATTCTCACCTGCAACCCCATTCGACAAATGATCAGTCTCCTTCTTCCGACATGTTAGTAGagacaaggaagaagaagcttCGTACATATCCGCTTAAACTTCTCTTTGAGCTCCGTCTTGTCCTCTGCGTTGGTGATTCGGAAGAAGAAGTCAGGATATTCCATCTGATCCACGAAATGTGCAGGATTGGCGGTGCCGATGGCCAGGACCGTAGCCGGGCCGTCGGCGCCCTGCGCCCTCGGGAAGGCGTTGATGTGTGCCATCTTTGGGGATGGATTGGATACGCTGAATGGTCACTGCGTATCGCCTGAAGAAGGATGTCGATGAAGGGGCGAAGGATGGCGAATCCTccccaacaatatatatatacacatacatacacacatctATCTACGGAACACTGCATATAGTCAGCTAACTGGAATTCCGAGGGAGGAACAAAAGGCCTGCTTATGTGAGAAACGTGGAGATTTGACCAGGTAAAATGGAAGGTAGGTCATGTTGTCTTTCCATGGCCGAAGCAGCCATATCGATCACCTACCCACCCACTGCTGCATGTCGAAGGATAAGATAGTGTCGAAAGGTCGTCATGGCTGATTGGCACGCCGTTGAAAAGTCGTAAGTTCACAGTAATGAAACCGGAAACTCCAAACTGTCAGCAAATTTCAATCACTGTAGCTTCCAATCGATGCAGTAATATTCTGCCAGCAGAACATTAAGATTGTAATGTTTTTGAGACCTCCTCCATAAAGGTATTATAAATCTATTATAATTGGATCGATCCAATATAAATACCATAAGATATTCTGCTGGAATTGGGACGTCATTATGGAAGTATTCTGCTTCACATATCTCAAGATTATTTTTTTGGACGATCGAttgtctcaaaaaaaaaaagagagagaaagaaatctCTAAAGATTAGTGTTTTTTTTGGTAGAGCGTTCTTCTATTTATTTATCCTCATATAGAATCTTATTTTGTCTCACAGTATGATTTCATAAGTGCTGCTGTGAAAGTAATTATTTAGCAaatcttatgattattattagcaCTAGGATTTGTTTTCCTCTACCCATCCCATCATGTCGACGGAAGAAGTCATTCCTCGACGTTTGCATCCGACAATAGCAACACTCGGCTGCAAATTTGTATTCTATTAAACTCGTGAGAGTTTGACTATTTTGATCTGACGTGAAAGgaaattattttagtaatattataatTTAGAATTCGAATGCAAGCATTGACCGCATGACTTGTTGGGTGAGGATATGCATATCTCTCTATTCGTCGTTCCTGTGTTTTTTAGGCTTGACGTTCCGAAGTTGGCGACCGGGGAGTTTGGTGAAGCTCGCAGCTCCACCAACCCACCCTTGTGCTGCACAAAATTCCAATACGTCGTGTGTGCCGGTCATCATCAGGCAGCCGTCGAGTGAATCGATCTGACTCAATAAGGACAAGCCAAAGCAGCGGATGACCAACGGCACTTGGAGTGTGTCGAATGCATGAGGTCGGTCGATCAGAGGCGTGCAAGAATGGGGATGTATGTGTCGATGAACCGGTCGATGGTAGGTGAGTTCG of Musa acuminata AAA Group cultivar baxijiao chromosome BXJ2-3, Cavendish_Baxijiao_AAA, whole genome shotgun sequence contains these proteins:
- the LOC103977235 gene encoding phenylpropanoylacetyl-CoA synthase produces the protein MAHINAFPRAQGADGPATVLAIGTANPAHFVDQMEYPDFFFRITNAEDKTELKEKFKRICENSAIRKRHMSLTEEILKGNPNLCGYMEQPSFDARQKVVLEAVPKMAAESAEKAIKEWGRPTSDITHLVFCSAAGLDLPGVDYRLVQKLGLPTSVRRVMLYNVGCHAGASALRLAKDLVENNKGARALVVSSEVNVMFFRGPDDDHFENLIGQALFGDGSAALIVGADPVEGVEKPIYEISSASQVMVPESEEMVAGHLREIGLTFHLAKKVPSIVGSNIVRCLQAAFAPMGITDWNELFWIVHTGGRAIIDQVEANAGLAAGKLAPTRHVLSEHGNMQSASVLFIMDEMRKRSAVEGHATTGQGCQWGVLFGFGPGISVETVVLRSFPI